In Rhipicephalus microplus isolate Deutch F79 chromosome 9, USDA_Rmic, whole genome shotgun sequence, one genomic interval encodes:
- the LOC119163538 gene encoding uncharacterized protein LOC119163538, with product MPSVEAKKYEVPSSFSATTGNVALPVEEISSDEHRLWLIRTPTDVNISNLDGVKISLRGGEQTEVQIGDIGYEFTRKEYHSDTQHLSVLLKEEEGEQLTLASVIFCGMATLTKKALCPEIPKTESPSKRPRLDYSAHETARQRFVPFGSDDVVTLSKRHKDKAEKVKKAKKSKK from the exons ATGCCTTCTGTGGAGGCAAAAAA GTATGAAGTTCCCAGTAGCTTTTCTGCTACTACTGGTAACGTTGCGCTCCCAGTAGAAGAAATTTCGTCAGACGAGCACCGCCTCTGGCTCATCCGAACTCCAACTGAC GTTAACATTTCAAACCTGGATGGAGTGAAGATTTCCCTAAGAGGAGGTGAGCAAACTGAGGTCCAGATTGGAGACATTGGTTATGAATTCACAAGAAAAGAATATCACAGT GACACTCAGCACTTATCTGTTTTATTAAAAGAGGAAGAAGGCGAGCAGCTAACGCTTG CTTCAGTCATTTTTTGTGGCATGGCTACTCTTACAAAGAAGGCATTGTGTCCGGAGATTCCTAAGACTGAAAGCCCTTCGAAGCGGCCTCGACTGGATTACTCAGCACATGAAACTGCCCGACAGCGTTTTGTACCATTTGGGTCAG ATGACGTTGTGACCCTCAGCAAACGACACAAAGACAAGGCAGAGAAGGTAAAAAAAGCCAAGAAGTCAAAGAAGTGA
- the LOC142772064 gene encoding uncharacterized protein LOC142772064, which produces MSPSKESAKKENDSTLATPKSRCASTTHGTSRNRRAATSTAKKEAVSEQAVSRQVIKPAKSVSAAYQTTMLDTEQLDNLLKDTPPSDVANGKAAEEHGDSAVAGVLRGKTVSASTGPVKVVATEHHRVVTDEIAFDAPREDTTTTSFEAHVRMRLSRPRLRERRTIAESPRRENQMHGRGAAASQVDQRSSSRPSAPGRTSKSKSACPDCGGFSCDVTGIQTVHS; this is translated from the exons ATGTCTCCGTCAAAAGAGAGCGCCAAAAAAGAGAACGATTCCACCCTCGCAACACCTAAGTCTCGCTGCGCCAGCACCACCCATGGGACGTCCAGGAACCGGCGGGCGGCGACGTCCACAGCCAAGAAGGAAGCCGTGTCCGAGCAGGCGGTGTCCAGGCAAGTGATCAAACCCGCCAAGTCGGTCAGCGCCGCCTACCAAACCACTATGCTGGACACGGAACAACTGGATAACCTGCTCAAGGATACCCCACCGTCAGACGTGGCCAACGGCAAGGCCGCGGAGGAGCACGGTGATTCGGCGGTGGCCGGGGTCCTTCGCGGGAAGACCGTGTCTGCATCCACTGGTCCCGTGAAGGTTGTCGCCACGGAGCACCATCGCGTTGTGACTGACGAGATCGC GTTCGACGCTCCGCGGGAGGACACGACGACGACTTCATTCGAAGCGCACGTGCGTATGCGCTTGTCTCGCCCTCGGCTACGAGAGCGCAGAACAATCGCCGAATCTCCTCGGCGGGAAAACCAGATGCACGGCCGCGGCGCGGCCGCTTCCCAGGTCGACCAACGATCGTCGTCACGTCCTTCAGCACCAGGAAGAACATCCAAATCGAAATCGGCGTGCCCTGACTGCGGTGGATTTAGCTGTGACGTCACCGGCATACAGACAG TACATTCGTGA